The Elusimicrobium sp. DNA window ACGACCTGGCGGCCGTCCACTTCCATTTTGTCATAAGCCCCGCTGGGAACTACCCAGGTCAGCGCGGCCACAATCGCTACAATGGATAAAATAATAGCGAAAGTGTTGAGTTTGATTTTGGACAGAATTTTAGACATTTCTGCTGCGTAAACCTCGCGAATTTTAAGTATTAACAACAATTTAATATTCTACAAAATAACAGTTTGAAATAGTCAAAAAAATATTTACTTTTATCCGTACGCGCGTGCGTGATTTTTTATATACTTTACTTATATGCTCTACATTGTTCCCACACCGATCGGAAACCTGCAGGATATCACCCTGCGTGCTTTGGAAACGCTCAAAACGGCAGATGCCGTATTGTGCGAGGATACGCGCCGCACTCAAATTTTGCTTTCGCATTTCGGTTTTTCTAAACCGCTTTATCGTTATAACGAGAACGACGACCGTTCCGTAGAAAAATGCTTGGAAGCCTTGAAGAACGGAAAGAATTGTGCGCTCGTGTCCGATTGTGGCACTCCGTGTATTTCGGATCCGGGGTGGAAACTGGTAAAGCGTGCCGTAGAAGAAGGGATTAAAGTTTCTTCTTTACCGGGGCCCAGCGCGGTGGCTTGTGCGCTTGCCGGTGCGGGAATTACGGGCGGTGCTTTTACCTTTTTGGGCTTTTTGCCGCGTAAACCCGGAAAGGCCGCTAAACTCATTTCGGCCGCGTATGCCTTAAATCACCCGGTGGTGTTATATGAGTCGCCTTATCGGGTGGTAAAAATGCTGGAACTGATTTCCAAAACTTTGGGCGAACAAACCCCTATGGTATTGGCACGGGAACTTTCCAAGGTGTACGAAGAGTGGTTGCGCGGTACGGCACAAACTTTGGCAGAAGAGTTGGGGAAAAAGACCAAAGTGCAAGGCGAATTTGTGATGATTATAGACCGTCCGCATACGGAAGAAGAGGAAGAACCGCAAGATGCGCAAAACCCATATTTTTAAGACGGAGGAAATGACCCCCGAATACCTGCAAATGGCGGCCGGTGCACTGGCACAAGGAGCCGTGGCCGTAGTGCCGACCGATACTGTGTACGGCGTGGGAACGAGTGCATTTTGTGAAGAAAGTATCTTGCAGATTTACCGGCTTAAAGAAAGACCGACAGGGGTGCCTCTTCAAATTTTAACGGGTTCGGTGGCACAGGCCCGCGAGGTAGCTGTTTTTTCCGACCGGGCAGAACAATGTGCCCGCGCTTTTTGGCCCGGGGCATTAACGATGATATTGCCTCCAAACGAAAAAGGGCGTGCGCTGACCCGCGGCTTTGAAGGGTTGGGGCTTCGGGTACCGGGAAACAAATTTTTGGTTGATTTGCTCGTCCGTATGGCAGGCCCCATGGCTTGTACCAGTGCCAACTTGCACGGCCAGCCGACTTTGATAGACGAAAAAAGTATTTTGGAAACCTTTGACGGGAAAGTAGATTTTATTTTTTTAGGAGGTACCCTCAGCCCGGTATCTTCCAGTGTGGTAAATTTAACGGCAAACCCTACCCTTATACGGGAAGGGGGGGTTCCTAGGACGGAATTGGAACAAGTGCTGGGGCAACCCTTGCGCGTTTTATAACGGGAGAAAAATATGACCTTGTGGCAAATTTTAATTTCGTATTCGTTGTTGGTGGCGGCCTCTTTGTCGCTTTTGACTTATTGGATTACCAAAAAGTTCGTTCTTAAAAAAATGAGACGAACCATTATGAAGGCCGAACACAACTACCAACAACAAATTTCCACCTTGCAACAACAATTATCCGGTAAGGTAACCATGTTGGAAGGTATGGTGGAAAAACTGCGTCTTTCCAACCAGGAATTAAACCGCTTGAACGAAATTCGTTCCAAATTTATGTCCATTGTCGCGCACGATTTGCGCCAACCGCTTTCGTCGATTCAGGGGTTTACCTCGGTGCTGATGATGGATAACCCGCACGGTGGTTCCAGCGGAAGCGAACAAATGGCCTTAAACAACATCTTAAAAGCCACCGATAATATGAATATGCTGATGACGGACTTAATGGACATTTCCATGATGGAGTCCGGACGGTTCAAAATGGATGTGCGCCCGTTTGATTTCAATGCGTTACTGAGTGATGTAATCAGTTTGCAAACGGTAAACGCCCAAAAGAAAGGCATTTTTTTGCAAAAGTATGAGTATTCCAATGATGTAATGGTAGAGGCGGATCGCTTCCGTATTTCGCAAGTGATTAACAACCTGCTCGGCAATGCCATCAAATTTTCTCCGCAAGGCGGCCGGGTAGATGTGCGGTATGTAGCCACGGAAGAAAAAGTGACTTTCCGGGTAAGCGATAACGGGCCGGGAATTTTACATAGCGAGCAATTAAAAATCTTCCAAAAATTTCACCAATCCGATAACGACCGCACCCTCAAAAAACAAGGATGGGGATTGGGTTTATCCATCGCACAGGAAATTATCAACGCGCACGGGGGGGAAATCGGTGTGCAGAGTGCCGGGCTTGGGTTGGGCGCTACTTTCTGGTTTATTTTACCCCGCAAAGCGGCCGGTTTAGCCACCAAACTACATACCGAGTTAAACTCCCCGCAAGCATAGAGTTTTTAGTAAATAAATATCCCCCAGCTAGGCTGGGGGATATTTATTGTGAAAAATCAGCGTTCCCAACCGTGTAAATTTTTATAGTAAAAGTAATTTTTCAGTGCGCGTAGGTATTCAATATAACCATAGGCCCCTTCGTTTAGGTTGGTGTTATACCACAAGTATCCGTCTATCCCGGCACTAAACAATTTTTCTTCGGGTTCTTCGCCTCGGTCATACTTGCTGGAAGCGATAACGACCGTTTGGGGGGAAATGGTCCTCAGTTCCGGCATCATTACAAGCCCTGCGTAAGGAACGAGCAAGTCGGTAATGACTAAGTCGTATCGTCTTCCGTTGCGCATCTTGTTCATAAAATCAAAACCGTTCGGGAATATTTCTACTTGAGCGTTCTTCCCCAAAAATCCTTGTTCGGCCCATCTTTTAAAGTTCAGGCGGGGAAGGGCGTCGTCATTGATAAATGCAATACGCATATTTTCGGGAAGTTGGGCTAATAATTCTTCCCGTTCCAAAGCCGCTCTTTCCGGGGTAATGGGCGGATTACGCATTTTTTCGCGTACCACTGCGTAAGAATCCAACTCTTCTATTTCGTCCGGGTCGCGGATAAGCGTTTCCGAACGGGGGAGGAGATAATCGGTCCCGTCAGGGTTTAACAAGTTGAACTCTGTAGTTTTTAACACTCTGTCAGTGCGGAGAGAAAGCTCCGTCGGTTTCTGCAAGGCACTTTCCAGTAGTGGGTTAAAGCGGCTTAACATGGTAATCCAAAAATTTTCCTGCTGTTCCAAATACGGCTCGCTGGGTAGAGAGGAACGCAACGCTTGTACTTGGTGCAGCATGGAAAAAAGGGCGGTATTGAATTTTTCCCGTTCTTCTGAAAGCAAGGAGCGTCCTTCTCCCGGGATAGAGGCATACACAATCCACGGGAAAATCATGTCATGCGTTATTTGGCTTTGGGTAACTACTTGGGAATAAGTGTTTTTTAAATACTCCATGGTTTCTTTGGGGACGGGGTGCCTTAAAAACGAGGATAATTCCCCCAAAAAAGAAGGGCGCATTTGTATCCAAAGTGTGTTTAATTCGTCACGGGTTTGGCGCCAACGGGCACTTTCTTTGGCCATAATATAATTTTGGGTAAGGGTGTTTTCTATTTTGTACTGGGAGGCCGCTTCGGAAAAGGAAAAAGGCTGGCGTTTATTGGGGAAGGATTCGGATTGTACAACCACCAACGCTTGAGAGGGGTAGAGAGAATGACGAACTGCTTTTTTGTCGACAATAGGTATACCCCATGCAGCGGGCGGAGCAGATACATCCGGATAAGTTAAATGGGCGTCAATTTCTTTTAAAGGGAGGATACGCTGCACAGACCCCCGCACAGTGGGAGTAGTGGTAAGTGCTTTGGTAACATGATGGATATTTTTGGGATTCTTTTGAGCCGATACTTCACCCGAAAAAACCAATAACACCGGAGCAAGAAACAGAAAAAACATTTTGTTAATCATAACAAGGTTCCTCCTGTAAATAGCGTAACAAGTTTTAGCGTATTTAGCCAGGGGCAAAAGACCCAAAAGGAGTTAGGTCTAGAGAAAAGGACGGCCGATACCCCGGATTCTGTCAGCCCTTGCGGGCCGGGATAACCATTACTCTAAGCGGCCTACTTGGTCGCGAACGCGGGCAACGTGTGGACCGGCTTGGCCTTGCTCCATGCGGGGTTTACCGTGCCGCGCTTGTTGCCAAACGCGCGGTGCGCTCTTACCGCACCCTTTCACCCTTACCCTTGCGGGCGGTATATTTTCTGTTGCACTTTCCGTCCAACGGGGATATAGCCCCGCCGTCCCGCCCTTTCGAGCGGCGCACTGCCTTGTGGAGTCCGGAAGTTCCTCCCCCAAGCCGAACTCGGCCGGAGGCGGTTATCTGGGCCGTCCAATTCTATTTTACCAAAAAAGAAAGCGATTATAAATCGTCGAACAGGCTGGGTTGCTTCGGTTTAGGGGTTGTTTTGGGGGCCGCTTTTGCTGTCGGGCGGGGAACCGGGGTTACCTCCACCCCGTTTACCACATTGTCTTGGGATTGGGCGGGGATATCAATTTCGTTATCTTGCGGCAAGTGTTTAATGGGGTTAAAACCTAGCGATTGTTTAGCGTCCATGGCTTTATTCGCCAGCGCATCGGGGGCTTTATTTAAGTGGCGAAGCACATGCTTAATATGAATCGTAAAAGGAGTGGCCAAGCGGCGGATTACCTGCATGCGGGCGGCCAAATCGGGGTGTTTTATTTTATATTCCCCCAAGTATTGTTTTACCAAGAGTAAAGAGTCGGACTCGATAAACAGTTCTGTTGCGCCCAGTTCGGCGGCTTTAATAAGGGCCAGTTTAAGCGCAGTATATTCGGCTTGATTGTTGGTACAATGGGGCATAAAATACCCTTCCTGCGACAGGACTTTTCCGCCCAAATCGCAAATGACATAAGCCGCTGCCCCAAGGCCCGGATTTCCGCGAGAACCGCCATCAATGTTAATTTTTACTTGCATAGCACTATTGTAGCAAATTGAAACTATTCGTACTTAAGCGCATCTACCGGTTTTAAGTTGGAAGCCTTCCACGCCGGGTAGAGCGCAAAGATAAAACTGGTGGAAATGGCAATCAGGACAGACAATACCACCACCCACCACGAAAAAGTCATTTCTTTCGTGTTAACGGCCAAATGCAAAACGGCCCCGTAACCCAGCACCATACCGGCGATAGAACCGCAAAAGCCAAGCAACATGGCTTCCACCAAAAACTGGGTTAAAATATCCCTTCTTGTGGCTCCCAGGGCGCGGCGGATACCGATTTCTTTTGTGCGCGAAAAGATAACCGCCATGGTTACGTTCATAATACCGATACCGCCGGCAATCATGGCAATTAGCCCCAAAAAGAGCATATTGTTCAAGTCCTCACGGGCTTCTTTGGTTCGGGCTTTGGCGGTTTCGTGGAAAAATTTGATTTCGGGTTTTTCATTTTTACCGAATTGAGAACGCAGGAAGGTAGTTACGGTGTTGGCGGCTTGGCGGACGGTGCGTTCGTCTCCCGTTATCACGCGAATTTTTTCGGAAAAATTTTCTTGCCAGGCAGGTTGGAGTTCGTACCACGTGGTGTGCGGAATAAAAGCAGGAACGATACGTTCTTTTTCTTCGGGGAAACGGGGGTCGTCTTTGGCTTCGGGGGCATGCAAAATTCCTACCACGGTAAAGGACTCGTCGTTCATGGTAACCTGTTGACCCAGTAAATTATGCCGGTAGGTAAAATCTTTGATGTCTTGAGGGGGATCTTCGTCCGGGTCGTGATGGTTCCACTTCCACAAATCCCGTTCTTCTTTCTCATGCGGAAAAACCATCAATACCATCACGCGGTTTTTGTTTTCAATGTCCGTGTAGTTGATAAAACGCCCTTCCAGGCGATAAACAAAATTGGAATCTGCCCAAGACGGAAAAACCCCATAATTTAGAAAGGAACTGATGGTATTGTTTTTGTAATACATTCTTTCAAAAGAGTTATCTGTAACAAATGAAAGAGAGGTTTCTTCCGGGAGCATATTTTTGAGTTCTTGGTATTGGTCGGTATCCAACGGGTGTTCGGTGGAAACGTCCAATCTCCCCTTTCCGGCCAATTCCACCGCGCGTTCAATGTCTCTATAGCGTTGGCTGAGGATACTGAGTGTGTAAAAAAAGGTGGCAATACCGATAGCAATAGCAAAGAAACTTAAAAAACTACGCATCTTATGTGCGCGAATTTCGGCCCAACCGGTGGCTAGCAAGTCTATCAGTTTCATACGATTTTACCGTCCTTCATACGAATAACTCGGTGGGTATTTTCCGCCAATTTCGGGTCGTGCGTTACCATCACTAAGGTTAGCCCGTTTTTGTTAAGTTCGTGCAGTAAATCTATGACATCTTTGCTTGATTTAGAGTCCAAATTACCCGTCGGCTCGTCGGCCAAAATAATACGGGGGTTGTTGGCCAGTGCGCGCGCACAGGCCACGCGTTGGCATTGGCCTCCGGATAGTTGCAAAGGCGTGTTGGAAAGTTTGCTTTCAAGCCCTACCCTTTTAGCCAGTTCCCGTGCGCGGGGTAAAATTTCGTGGCGGGGAGTATCCGTATAACGCATCGGCAGGGCGATGTTTTCCAACACCGACAAGCGCGGCATCAAGTTAAAAGATTGAAAAATAAAACCGATATTTTCCCTTCTCATACGGGAACGGTGCAGATCGTTCATGTGTGCGGTGGGGGTGCCGTTTAATAAATACTCGCCTTGGGAAGGTTCGTCCAATAGTCCCAAAATGTTTAAGAGCGTGCTTTTTCCGCAACCGCTGGGGCCCATAATGGAGACAAATTCCCCTTCTTCTATTTGCAACGAAACCCCGTCCAGCGCGCGAAATTCTTCCGCCGCTTGATAAATTTTAACGAGGTTTTTGCAACAAATTACCATGATTCTCCGTACGGCAAAGTATTCAAAATTTTCTCTCCTTCTTGGAGCCCTTTGGTTACTTCCACCAAAGTATCGTTGGCAAGGCCCGTTTCGATTTCCACTTTTTCGGTTTTGTTGTTGCCGAGGTATTTGAAAACATAAGATTTTCCTTGTTTTTCAAATAAGGAAACGGCCGGGATTACGAGGACATCTTCCTTTTTTTCCAGTACGATAGATACATTGGCATTTACCCCCAGTAAAATGTTTTGTTTATTGCGGGGGAGTTCTACTAAAACCAAAAAGCCTTTGCTGTCGCTCCAGCGGCTTCCGCTTTTTTCTATTTGGGAAGAAATATGCGTAATCTTTCCTTTTAACGGGGGGGCTTTGTCTCCCAAGGCGGGAATTTTAATGTCCACCGGCATATTGTTGGAAAGTTTTAATACTTGCCGTTCCGTTACATACATGGGGATAACCAGCGTATCCATGTTTACCACACGCAAAAAGCAGGTGGCATTGTCGGCATTGTCGTAACTGCCGTTGAGGAAGGTTCCCAAGCGGGGAAGGGAAAGATCTCTTTCCGAAATGTCTTTATCGTAATCCATACTGTCGGCGTGGCATTTTACCACGGTGCCCGTAGCGGTAGATAAAATGGGCATAGGTTTATAATCTTCAAACTCGTTACGGCCGGGTTTAATAAGGCCCACTTCCTGCCCTTCTTTTACAAAATCGCCTTCTTTTACATACACGGCTTTTAAGATACCGCTGGGTTTGGCGGTTACTTTTTCGTCCTGCTTGGCAGTAATAGTACCGCTCGTTTTGAAAAAGAGTTCTATTTTATCCTTTTTGACGGTTTCAATGTCTTGTGGGGTAATCACATCGCCTTTAATTTTGGCAATTAAGGGTTTCACGCCAAAAAACCAGCCTGCCCATAAAATTGCCGCGGCCACTAGTAAATATACCAGGCGAAAGAGCCATTTTTTCCAAGATTTTTTCTTCATAAATCCTCCGGTTGATAGTCGTAAATTTTTTCACCCAACGCGTATTTATAGCGCAGGCGCGTAATGGTCAGCTCGGACAGCAGGGTGGCGTAATCTACTTGAGCGGAAATCATTTCCTGACGGGAAACGGTCAGATCCGTTGCGCTCATCAGTCCGTTTTTATATTTAAGTTGTGTGGCGGAAAATTTTTCTTCCGCCGCTTGCAAACGCAGTTTGGAAATATCCAAACTTTGCATTTTAAGCAACAGCGCGTTACGCGCTTCCACCACGGCGTCCCGCAAGGAGCGTAAAAATTGTTCGTAGTCCAAGTGTGCGTTTTCGTTTTCCAAACGGTTGGTTTGGCGATTGCGGTATTTGTCTATATAAAAGAAACCCAAGTCAAAACTCACTCCGGCGGAAATACCGTAGTTGTAGTCCCATAACTCGTGGTGATTGAGTCCGCGCCCGGTACTGGCAAACAAATTGACAAAAACGGACGGCAGGGTGTTGAGTTGGCTTTGCGTGTAGGATAAATCGCTTTGTCGCAATGTTAAGCGGCGGGTTCGGGCATCGTAGCGGTGGGCCAGGGCCCGGGTTAAGTCTTCCTCCAAAGAAGGCAGGGGGGCGATGTCCTCGCTGATGTGCTCGTCCAGCACGGCATGGGCTTCAATGGGGCGGTTAATGGCAATGTTGAAATTTTTAAGTTTGTTGGCATAATCGTTTTGAGCCGAAAAAAGGGACAACTGGCTACTGCGCCAACTGGTTTCACTGGATAACAAATCGGAGCGGGTTTTGAGGCCGTTATCGTAGAGAACTTTATCCTGTTCGTATTGTTTTTGCGCTACTTCCAAATCGTCTTGATACACTTGCATCAGTTTTTGTCCCAAAAGAAGGTCGTAATAAGTACGCACGGCATCTAGCACATATTGTTGAACGGCCGATTCGAAATTGATTTGAGCCGTTTGCCAGGAAAGGGAAGCCGACTTGTAGGATAGGAAATCTTTTCCGGTATTAAACAAATTCCACGAGCCGGAGGCCTGTGCCGAGGAATCGACCGAGCGAAAATCACTCCAGGAAGAGAAACGCTCCGCTCTGTTATACGATTTATCAGCCCCCGCAGAGACGGAAAAGGTAGGTAAAAAAGCGTCCGTGAAAGCGTTTTTATAGTGGTTCTCGGCAATGGAAAGGGTGTTTTTGTCCGCTTTTAATTCGGGGGAGTTTTGCAGGAAACCTTGGATATAAGTTTGCAGAGAAAAAGAATCTTCGGCGGGTTTGGGGGAAAGGGCTTCGTTCGTTGAGAAGTGAAGCGCATTTAGCATCAAGGCTTGGCACAAACACAAAAATATCCCGTAAAATTTACGCATAAACACCCTCCCGATTTTACCCTATTGTAGCAAATTGCCGTCAAGACGATACACACATTTCGTATAATAATGATTTACGATGAGGAGCGGAAAATGAAAATACGAAAAAGAAAATTGCATTTGAAGTTGAAATGGGGGCTTTTGCCCGGGGTAATTTGTGCTATTATTTCGGGCATTGTGTGCGGGTTGTTTTTCCCCGACGGGCTGACCCGTGCCGTGCTGACCTTTAACGGGTTGTTCGGTAATTTTTTGGGTTTTATGATTCCGCTTTTGATTGTGGGCCTGGTGGCTCCCGGTATTGCGGAATTGGGCCGAAGTGCCGGCAAACTGTTGTTTATTACGGCGGCTCTTGCCTATGCTTTTACCTTGGTGTCCGGCTTTTTTAGTTTTACGGTGGCCGATTTGGCCTTGCCGTATTTATTGGATCCTTCTTCCTTAAAAACACAATTTGCTTCCGCGGCGGAATTGAAACCGTATTTTACCATAGCCATGCCGCCTTTGATGGATGTGATGAGTGCGCTTGTGTTTGCATTTGCCTTGGGATTGGGCATGGCATCTATTCAGGGAGAACGCTTAAAGGGTATTATGGTTGATTTCCGCGATATTGTGGACAAAGTAATTTTGCGCGTCATTATTCCGCTCCTTCCCTATTACATTTTCGGTATTTTTTTGAATATGACGGTATCCGGCCAAGCCGTGGCGGTATTGGGTGTATTTGCCAAAATAATTGTGTTAATCTTTTTGATTACGGCCGTTATGTTGGTGTTGCAATTTACTTTGGCGGGAATTGTTGCGGGGAAAAATCCCTTTTCCATGCTTAAAGTGATGTTGGTATCGTACATGACGGCTTTAGGGACGCAATCTTCCGCCGCCACGATTCCGGTTACGCTCAAGCAAACCGTTAAAATCGGCGTGCGGGAAGAAGTCGCCGGTTTTGTGGTTCCGTTATGCGCTACGATTCATCTTTCGGGAAGTACCATGAAAATTGTAGCGTGTGCCTTGGCGATTTTATTTATGACGGGGGCTTCCGTTTCCGTGTGGCAATTTGCCGGTTTTATTTGTATGTTGGGAATTACCATGGTGGCGGCTCCGGGCGTTCCCGGGGGAGCGATTATGGCTGCCTTGGGCGTACTGCAAAGTATGCTGGGTTTCGGCGAGGCGGAATTGGGGCTGATGATTGCGCTTTATATTGCCATGGACTCCTTCGGTACGGCGTGTAATGTAACGGGAGACGGGGCCATAGCGACGATTGTGAATAAAATTTACTCCCGAAAAAACCCGCCGGGGGATACTCCGCAAGCGCCCAAAGCCGCTTAGGCATTTATTTTATCCGACAAAAAACCCCGGTAATACCCGGGGTTTTTTATCGGGGAAAGAGAACTTACACAAGCCCTTGATCCAACATAGCATCGGCCACCTTCTTAAACCCGGCAATGTTGGCCCCTGCCATATAGTTGCCTTTCATGCCGTACATTTCGGCAGCGGATAAACAACTGGCATGAATACTGTTCATGATGCGTTGCAGGTATTGGTCTACTTCTTCTCGAGTCCAATAAACGCGCATGCTGTTTTGAGTCATTTCCAAGCCCGATACCGCCACCCCGCCGGCGTTGGAGGCTTTACCGGGAGAATAAAGGATGCCGGCCTGCTGGAAGGATTCCACGGCACCGGGAGTACAAGGCATATTGGAACCTTCGCAGACGCATTGGCAACCGTTTTGTAATAACAATTTGGCATCTTCTTCGTGCAGTTCGTTTTCGCAAGCCGTCGGGCAGGCTACCTGACAAGGGATATCCCAGGTTTTTTTGCCGGGGCGGAATTCGGCCCCTGTAAATTTTTGGGCGTATTCCTTCAAACTGCCGCGGCGGACAAAAACCAAATCTTTTAAGAAGGCTAATTTTTCCGCATCTACACCGTCTTTATCGTAAATGCTTCCGTCGTAATCCATAAAACCTACCACTTTCCCGCCCAGTTGGGTGAGTTTTTCAATGGCGTAAATTCCCACATTTCCCGTACCGGAAACAATGCAGGTTTTGCCTTTGATTTCTTCTTGTCGGGTAGCCAGCATATTTTGCGCAAAATAGGCCACACCGTAACCGGTGGCTTCCGGCCGCAACAAACTGCCGCCCCAGTTGGGTTTTTTGCCGGTAAAAGCGCCGGTAAAATCGTTTGTTAATTTCTTATACTGCCCGAACATATAGCCGATTTCGCGCGCGCCGCAACCCAAATCTCCGGCGGGGATATCGGTGTGGTAGCCGATGTGGTGGTATAGTTCGTTGATAAACGAGTGGCAAAAACGCATTACTTCCGCGTCGCTTTTGCCGCGGGTGTCAAAATCGCTTCCGCCTTTTCCTCCGCCCAACGGGAGAGTGGTTAAACTGTTTTTGAAAGTTTGTTCGAACCCTAAGAACTTTAAGGAATCTTGCGTAACGGTTTGGTGAAAACGAATCCCGCCTTTGTACGGGCCGAGTGCGCTGTTGAACTGCACGCGGAAACCGCGGTTTACATGCACTTCGCCTTTATCGTCTTGCCACGGTACGCGAAAGATAATAATGCGTTCGGGTTCGGTTACGCGTTCCAAAATTTTTTCTTTTACATAAACGGGGTTTTGTTCCAAGACGGGTTTAAGGCTTCCCACTACTTCTTTTACGGCTTGGTGAAACACTTTTTGTGCAGGGTCCTTCTTTATTTGGTTTGCCAAAAAATCGGCGGTATAAGTGTTGATATCCATAAGTTCTCCTTGTGGGTGCATCTACCCTCATTATAAACTTATGGTTTACGGAAAGCAAGGAAAGTTTTTCGTTTGTAAAAATATGTTAATATATACAAAACTTACGCTGCGAGGACACGCATGAAACCGTCTCCCACTAATATTAAAAAGAAATTGAAAAGTATGTTTTCTGCTCCGGAACACCCCTCGAAACTTTCCGCCAATATGGAAGACTATTTAGAGGCCGTTTCTCTGTGCGCCAACGAGAAAGGCGTTGCCCGCGTGAGTGATATTCGGGATATGATGAATGTTAAAACACCCAGCGTAACGGGTGCCTTAAAGGCTTTGGCGGCGGGGGGATATGTGTGCCATCAACCGTACGGCGGAGTGGAACTGACCGCCAAAGGCCGCCGAACGGCGGAAGATGTAAAAAAACGCCACGCTATTTTAAGTCGTTTTCTCACGCAAGTATTGGGGGTCAATTCCAAAACGGCCGATTTAGATGCCTGTAAAATGGAGCATGCCATCAGCCGCGAGACCTTGGAAAAACTCCATACCTACTTACACAAAATAACCGGAACGGAAGAGTAAAAAATTATGGAAAAAGTCAGCCAACAATTGGAAAAAATTAAACAATTAACAAAAGAAAATAAATTTGACGAAGCCTTGGCTCTTTGCAGTGAGGCCGTGGGCGAATTTCCCCAGGTGGCCGAGTTGTATTACCAAAAGGCAGTTATTTTGTGGAACAAAAGCGAAGTGTTTGACCTTCCGCGGGAAGAATTTTCCGATTTATTAAAAAAAGCCACCGATTTGGATTCCCACTATTCCGAACCGCACAAATTATGGGGTTATGCCAATTTGTTGCTTGGGTACCCTGCACAGGCGGAGGCCGGTTATACCCGCGCTATCGCGGCTAACCCGCAGGATTGGGAAGCCTATGCCTATCGGGGGGAACTGTATAAACGCTACGAAATGTACGATAAAGCC harbors:
- the rsmI gene encoding 16S rRNA (cytidine(1402)-2'-O)-methyltransferase; this encodes MLYIVPTPIGNLQDITLRALETLKTADAVLCEDTRRTQILLSHFGFSKPLYRYNENDDRSVEKCLEALKNGKNCALVSDCGTPCISDPGWKLVKRAVEEGIKVSSLPGPSAVACALAGAGITGGAFTFLGFLPRKPGKAAKLISAAYALNHPVVLYESPYRVVKMLELISKTLGEQTPMVLARELSKVYEEWLRGTAQTLAEELGKKTKVQGEFVMIIDRPHTEEEEEPQDAQNPYF
- a CDS encoding threonylcarbamoyl-AMP synthase, with the translated sequence MRKTHIFKTEEMTPEYLQMAAGALAQGAVAVVPTDTVYGVGTSAFCEESILQIYRLKERPTGVPLQILTGSVAQAREVAVFSDRAEQCARAFWPGALTMILPPNEKGRALTRGFEGLGLRVPGNKFLVDLLVRMAGPMACTSANLHGQPTLIDEKSILETFDGKVDFIFLGGTLSPVSSSVVNLTANPTLIREGGVPRTELEQVLGQPLRVL
- a CDS encoding HAMP domain-containing histidine kinase — encoded protein: MTLWQILISYSLLVAASLSLLTYWITKKFVLKKMRRTIMKAEHNYQQQISTLQQQLSGKVTMLEGMVEKLRLSNQELNRLNEIRSKFMSIVAHDLRQPLSSIQGFTSVLMMDNPHGGSSGSEQMALNNILKATDNMNMLMTDLMDISMMESGRFKMDVRPFDFNALLSDVISLQTVNAQKKGIFLQKYEYSNDVMVEADRFRISQVINNLLGNAIKFSPQGGRVDVRYVATEEKVTFRVSDNGPGILHSEQLKIFQKFHQSDNDRTLKKQGWGLGLSIAQEIINAHGGEIGVQSAGLGLGATFWFILPRKAAGLATKLHTELNSPQA
- a CDS encoding response regulator — its product is MINKMFFLFLAPVLLVFSGEVSAQKNPKNIHHVTKALTTTPTVRGSVQRILPLKEIDAHLTYPDVSAPPAAWGIPIVDKKAVRHSLYPSQALVVVQSESFPNKRQPFSFSEAASQYKIENTLTQNYIMAKESARWRQTRDELNTLWIQMRPSFLGELSSFLRHPVPKETMEYLKNTYSQVVTQSQITHDMIFPWIVYASIPGEGRSLLSEEREKFNTALFSMLHQVQALRSSLPSEPYLEQQENFWITMLSRFNPLLESALQKPTELSLRTDRVLKTTEFNLLNPDGTDYLLPRSETLIRDPDEIEELDSYAVVREKMRNPPITPERAALEREELLAQLPENMRIAFINDDALPRLNFKRWAEQGFLGKNAQVEIFPNGFDFMNKMRNGRRYDLVITDLLVPYAGLVMMPELRTISPQTVVIASSKYDRGEEPEEKLFSAGIDGYLWYNTNLNEGAYGYIEYLRALKNYFYYKNLHGWER
- a CDS encoding ribonuclease HI family protein; the protein is MQVKINIDGGSRGNPGLGAAAYVICDLGGKVLSQEGYFMPHCTNNQAEYTALKLALIKAAELGATELFIESDSLLLVKQYLGEYKIKHPDLAARMQVIRRLATPFTIHIKHVLRHLNKAPDALANKAMDAKQSLGFNPIKHLPQDNEIDIPAQSQDNVVNGVEVTPVPRPTAKAAPKTTPKPKQPSLFDDL
- a CDS encoding ABC transporter permease, which produces MKLIDLLATGWAEIRAHKMRSFLSFFAIAIGIATFFYTLSILSQRYRDIERAVELAGKGRLDVSTEHPLDTDQYQELKNMLPEETSLSFVTDNSFERMYYKNNTISSFLNYGVFPSWADSNFVYRLEGRFINYTDIENKNRVMVLMVFPHEKEERDLWKWNHHDPDEDPPQDIKDFTYRHNLLGQQVTMNDESFTVVGILHAPEAKDDPRFPEEKERIVPAFIPHTTWYELQPAWQENFSEKIRVITGDERTVRQAANTVTTFLRSQFGKNEKPEIKFFHETAKARTKEAREDLNNMLFLGLIAMIAGGIGIMNVTMAVIFSRTKEIGIRRALGATRRDILTQFLVEAMLLGFCGSIAGMVLGYGAVLHLAVNTKEMTFSWWVVVLSVLIAISTSFIFALYPAWKASNLKPVDALKYE
- a CDS encoding ABC transporter ATP-binding protein, yielding MVICCKNLVKIYQAAEEFRALDGVSLQIEEGEFVSIMGPSGCGKSTLLNILGLLDEPSQGEYLLNGTPTAHMNDLHRSRMRRENIGFIFQSFNLMPRLSVLENIALPMRYTDTPRHEILPRARELAKRVGLESKLSNTPLQLSGGQCQRVACARALANNPRIILADEPTGNLDSKSSKDVIDLLHELNKNGLTLVMVTHDPKLAENTHRVIRMKDGKIV
- a CDS encoding TolC family protein, translating into MRKFYGIFLCLCQALMLNALHFSTNEALSPKPAEDSFSLQTYIQGFLQNSPELKADKNTLSIAENHYKNAFTDAFLPTFSVSAGADKSYNRAERFSSWSDFRSVDSSAQASGSWNLFNTGKDFLSYKSASLSWQTAQINFESAVQQYVLDAVRTYYDLLLGQKLMQVYQDDLEVAQKQYEQDKVLYDNGLKTRSDLLSSETSWRSSQLSLFSAQNDYANKLKNFNIAINRPIEAHAVLDEHISEDIAPLPSLEEDLTRALAHRYDARTRRLTLRQSDLSYTQSQLNTLPSVFVNLFASTGRGLNHHELWDYNYGISAGVSFDLGFFYIDKYRNRQTNRLENENAHLDYEQFLRSLRDAVVEARNALLLKMQSLDISKLRLQAAEEKFSATQLKYKNGLMSATDLTVSRQEMISAQVDYATLLSELTITRLRYKYALGEKIYDYQPEDL